In one Mycobacterium sp. NBC_00419 genomic region, the following are encoded:
- a CDS encoding septum formation family protein — MDAMLQLTEREDTPATEADAATSRRTFLGTLQATSTRRVLLLTALGGLLIAGVLTALPVSMSNRLTGYAGDPFVGSKGTAAFANARAGSCLNWPNKNPDAATIVDCKDDHRFEVAESVDMRTYPGTEYGPDAAPPSPARIQQISLEQCQPAVERYLGTKYDPNSRFTISMLWSGDKAWKQSGERRMLCGVQLPGADNQQIAFKGKVADLDQSKVWPAGTCLGIDPSTNQPTDVPVDCGAPHAMEVTGSVNLAEKFPGALPPDADQDAFIKDACTRMTDAYLAPLQLRTTTLTLIYSTISLPSWSAGSHQVSCSIGATLGNGGWATLINPAKGPLLINGLPPVPPPDIPEERLNMPPIPLLPEAPATTYSPSQTDNSQYSGSQQQQQQQQGPTQHLPQQSTAPTSQSQAPTSTAAPSSPAAPPPQGNVINGDPAPAPAPQNDAPPMEGGAPAGAPPGPVEPVILPPAA, encoded by the coding sequence ATGGACGCGATGTTGCAGTTGACCGAGCGTGAGGACACGCCCGCGACGGAGGCCGATGCGGCCACGTCGCGGCGGACGTTCCTCGGCACCCTGCAGGCCACGTCGACCCGACGTGTCCTGCTGCTGACTGCGCTCGGCGGCCTGCTGATCGCCGGCGTGCTCACCGCCCTGCCAGTGAGCATGAGCAACCGCCTGACCGGATACGCCGGCGACCCATTCGTCGGCTCCAAGGGCACCGCGGCATTCGCCAACGCCAGGGCCGGTAGCTGCCTGAACTGGCCGAACAAGAACCCCGACGCCGCGACCATCGTGGACTGCAAAGACGACCACCGCTTCGAGGTCGCCGAGTCCGTCGACATGCGGACCTACCCGGGCACCGAGTACGGACCCGACGCCGCACCGCCGTCACCGGCGCGGATCCAGCAGATCAGCCTGGAGCAGTGCCAGCCGGCCGTGGAGCGCTACCTCGGCACCAAGTACGACCCGAACAGCCGCTTCACCATCAGCATGCTGTGGTCCGGCGACAAGGCCTGGAAGCAGTCCGGCGAGCGCCGGATGCTGTGCGGCGTGCAGCTGCCCGGAGCCGACAACCAGCAGATCGCCTTCAAGGGGAAGGTCGCCGACCTCGACCAGTCCAAGGTGTGGCCCGCGGGTACCTGCCTGGGCATCGACCCGTCGACCAACCAGCCGACCGACGTTCCGGTCGACTGCGGAGCACCCCACGCCATGGAGGTCACCGGTTCGGTGAACCTGGCCGAGAAGTTCCCCGGCGCCCTGCCGCCGGACGCCGACCAGGACGCGTTCATCAAGGACGCCTGCACCCGGATGACGGATGCCTACCTGGCCCCGCTGCAACTGCGGACCACCACGCTGACGCTGATCTACAGCACGATCTCGCTGCCGAGCTGGTCCGCGGGCAGCCACCAGGTGTCCTGCAGCATCGGCGCCACCCTGGGCAACGGCGGCTGGGCCACCCTTATCAACCCGGCCAAGGGGCCGCTGCTGATCAACGGGCTGCCGCCGGTGCCGCCGCCGGACATTCCCGAGGAGCGGCTGAACATGCCGCCGATCCCGCTGCTGCCCGAGGCGCCGGCGACCACCTACTCGCCGTCGCAGACCGACAACTCGCAGTATTCCGGCAGCCAGCAGCAGCAACAACAGCAGCAGGGGCCGACCCAGCACCTCCCGCAGCAGTCGACCGCGCCGACCAGCCAGTCGCAGGCGCCCACCTCGACCGCGGCACCGAGTTCGCCGGCCGCTCCCCCGCCGCAGGGCAACGTCATCAATGGCGACCCCGCTCCGGCACCGGCGCCCCAGAACGACGCACCGCCGATGGAAGGTGGTGCCCCCGCCGGAGCGCCGCCGGGCCCCGTCGAGCCCGTCATCCTCCCGCCGGCGGCTTAG
- the serS gene encoding serine--tRNA ligase, whose amino-acid sequence MIDLKLLRDDPEAVRRSQLSRGEDPGLVDALLDADTARRAAISAADNLRAEQKAASKKVGSASPEDRPALLEHAKGLAAEVKSAEADQAQAESAFSAAHMAIGNVIIEGVPAGGEDDFTVLDVVGEPPVIENPKDHLELGENLGLIDMERGAKVSGSRFYFLTGRGALLQLGLLQLAVRVAVDNGFTLMIPPVLVRPEVMAGTGFLGSHADEIYKLEADDLYLVGTSEVPLAGYHADEILDLSDGPLRYAGWSSCFRREAGSYGKDTRGIIRVHQFDKVEGFVYCRPEEAEAEHQRLLGWQREMLALIDVPYRVIDVAAGDLGSSAARKFDCEAWVPTQQTYRELTSTSNCTTFQARRLATRYRDENGKPQIAATLNGTLGTTRWLVAILENHQQPDGSVRVPAALVPYVGTEVLQP is encoded by the coding sequence GTGATCGACCTGAAACTGCTGCGCGACGACCCCGAAGCGGTGCGGCGGTCCCAGCTCAGCCGTGGCGAGGATCCTGGTCTCGTCGACGCTCTGCTGGACGCTGACACGGCGCGCCGCGCGGCGATCTCCGCCGCCGACAACCTGCGGGCCGAGCAGAAGGCCGCCAGCAAGAAGGTCGGCAGCGCCTCGCCCGAAGACCGGCCCGCACTGCTCGAGCACGCCAAAGGACTTGCCGCTGAGGTCAAGTCGGCCGAGGCCGACCAGGCTCAGGCGGAATCGGCGTTCTCGGCTGCCCACATGGCGATCGGCAACGTCATCATCGAGGGCGTCCCGGCCGGCGGTGAAGACGACTTCACCGTGCTCGACGTCGTCGGTGAGCCGCCGGTAATCGAGAACCCGAAGGACCACCTCGAACTCGGCGAGAACCTCGGGCTCATCGACATGGAGCGCGGCGCCAAGGTGTCGGGCTCGCGGTTCTACTTCCTGACCGGCCGCGGTGCCCTGCTGCAGCTGGGCCTGCTGCAGCTGGCGGTGCGGGTGGCCGTCGACAACGGCTTCACGCTGATGATCCCGCCGGTCCTGGTGCGTCCCGAGGTGATGGCGGGCACCGGGTTCCTGGGCTCCCACGCTGACGAGATCTACAAGCTCGAGGCCGACGACCTGTACCTGGTGGGCACCTCAGAGGTGCCGCTGGCCGGTTACCACGCCGACGAGATCCTGGACCTGTCCGACGGCCCGTTGCGCTACGCCGGCTGGTCGTCGTGCTTCCGCCGGGAAGCGGGCAGCTACGGCAAGGACACCCGCGGCATCATCCGGGTGCACCAGTTCGACAAGGTCGAGGGCTTCGTCTACTGCCGGCCCGAGGAGGCCGAGGCCGAGCATCAGCGGCTGTTGGGCTGGCAGCGGGAGATGCTGGCGCTGATCGATGTGCCCTACCGGGTGATCGACGTCGCCGCCGGTGACCTGGGCTCGTCGGCGGCGCGCAAATTCGACTGCGAAGCGTGGGTCCCCACCCAGCAGACCTACCGCGAGCTGACCTCGACGTCGAACTGCACCACGTTCCAGGCCCGCCGCCTGGCCACCCGCTACCGCGACGAGAACGGCAAGCCGCAGATCGCCGCGACGCTCAACGGCACCCTGGGCACCACCAGGTGGCTGGTCGCAATCCTGGAAAACCATCAGCAGCCAGACGGCAGCGTGCGGGTGCCCGCCGCCCTGGTGCCCTATGTGGGGACGGAGGTCCTGCAACCGTGA
- a CDS encoding HAD family hydrolase yields MLPALIATDVDGTLLNDDERVTDRTRQVIRAAVASGAHFVLATGRPPRWIPPIVEALGFAPMAVCANGAVIYDPEHDRVISARTLPVDVLGELAEIATRVIPGVGLAVERVGRSAHDSATPQFVSSPGYEHAWLNPDNTEVSFEDLLSAPAVKLLIRKAGARSSDMAEVLLKHIGIQGDITYSTNNGLIEVNPIGTSKATGVEEVARPLEITAQDVVAFGDMPNDVPMLRWAGLGVAMGNAHPEAIAAANEVTAPNTDDGLARVLERWWL; encoded by the coding sequence ATGTTGCCCGCACTAATCGCCACCGACGTGGACGGCACCCTGCTCAACGACGATGAGCGCGTCACCGACCGGACCCGCCAGGTCATCCGGGCCGCGGTGGCATCGGGTGCGCACTTCGTCCTGGCCACGGGCCGCCCGCCGCGTTGGATCCCGCCGATCGTGGAAGCCCTGGGGTTCGCGCCGATGGCGGTGTGCGCCAACGGTGCGGTGATCTACGACCCCGAGCATGACCGGGTCATCTCCGCGCGCACGTTGCCGGTCGACGTGCTCGGCGAGCTCGCCGAGATCGCGACCCGCGTGATCCCCGGTGTGGGGCTGGCGGTCGAACGGGTGGGCCGCAGTGCGCACGACTCGGCTACCCCGCAGTTCGTCAGTTCGCCCGGTTATGAACATGCCTGGCTCAATCCGGACAACACCGAGGTGTCCTTCGAGGACCTGCTGAGCGCCCCGGCGGTCAAGCTGTTGATCCGCAAGGCCGGGGCGCGTAGCTCCGATATGGCCGAGGTGTTGCTCAAACACATTGGTATCCAGGGGGATATCACCTACTCGACCAACAACGGCCTCATCGAGGTCAATCCGATCGGCACCAGTAAGGCCACCGGGGTCGAAGAGGTGGCCAGGCCGCTGGAGATCACCGCGCAGGACGTGGTGGCGTTCGGTGACATGCCCAACGACGTGCCGATGCTGCGCTGGGCGGGCCTCGGCGTGGCGATGGGCAATGCCCACCCGGAGGCGATCGCGGCCGCCAACGAGGTCACCGCACCCAATACCGACGACGGGTTGGCGCGGGTGCTCGAACGCTGGTGGCTCTAG
- a CDS encoding S53 family peptidase: MNRSHRSRTLSVVGLLTVLAIGAALVADLRHPLAPAEAVGTISGPYASLLASSTDLGPARTNHVQLTVALRAADRPDLLMGWAQQQGLSVRWRPGDTWAIVEGEPTAVAGAFDVDVHDYRGKRGQVFYASPQQPVVPSGLRVEVAELGRILGYTPHHESTPSVMPLEVPDQGLTPGGILRTYNATPLRDKGFSGKGQTVVVFAFDGFDQADLDMFATTFNLPKFTPDVVGGQPEARRGEATMDLEAIHAIAPDAKKVLVNARPTVEGDGSYEKIAALMEDTEKRYPGAVWSFSIGWGCDKLITAADLAPVRAALARAHKSGTTAFNASGDLAGLECKGGQEWSSPPSTNDVGLDAVASMPEMTDVGGTTLSTDTDGTWLAEQAWFDAPLSQGTGGGVSALFERPDWQENVTVTTGAGQRLTPDIAAVADPFTGVKIVFNQQVVVGGGTSLSAPIWAGLTALMNQFLISRNGRLIGDLNPLLYHIAEGAPFRAFRDITLGGNAVAIAGPGYDLVTGLGTPDIANLAQNILVTQKVID; the protein is encoded by the coding sequence GTGAACCGAAGCCATCGTTCACGGACGCTGTCCGTCGTAGGGCTGCTGACGGTGCTGGCCATCGGCGCGGCACTGGTCGCTGATCTTCGCCACCCCTTGGCCCCGGCCGAGGCGGTCGGCACGATCAGCGGCCCGTACGCGTCTCTGCTGGCGAGTTCGACGGACCTCGGTCCGGCTCGAACCAATCACGTCCAGCTCACCGTGGCCCTGCGTGCTGCCGACCGACCCGATCTCTTGATGGGGTGGGCGCAGCAGCAGGGCCTTTCGGTGCGCTGGCGCCCCGGCGACACCTGGGCCATCGTCGAAGGTGAACCCACCGCGGTGGCGGGGGCCTTCGACGTTGACGTTCACGACTATCGCGGCAAGCGCGGCCAGGTGTTCTATGCCTCCCCGCAGCAGCCGGTCGTCCCGTCCGGGTTGCGCGTCGAGGTGGCCGAACTCGGCCGGATTCTCGGCTACACACCGCACCACGAGTCGACGCCGTCGGTGATGCCACTGGAAGTGCCCGACCAAGGCCTGACCCCCGGCGGCATACTGCGCACCTATAACGCAACACCGTTGCGTGACAAGGGTTTCAGCGGCAAAGGCCAGACCGTCGTGGTGTTCGCATTCGACGGGTTCGACCAGGCCGACCTCGACATGTTCGCCACGACGTTCAACCTGCCCAAGTTCACCCCGGACGTCGTCGGCGGCCAGCCGGAAGCCCGCCGCGGCGAAGCGACGATGGACCTCGAGGCGATCCACGCGATCGCCCCCGACGCCAAGAAAGTCCTCGTCAACGCGCGGCCCACCGTCGAAGGCGACGGGTCCTACGAGAAGATCGCCGCGCTGATGGAGGACACCGAGAAGCGGTATCCCGGTGCGGTGTGGAGTTTTTCGATCGGCTGGGGCTGCGACAAGCTGATCACCGCCGCCGACCTCGCTCCGGTGCGTGCGGCGCTGGCCAGGGCGCACAAGTCCGGCACCACCGCGTTCAACGCCAGCGGAGACCTCGCGGGCCTGGAATGCAAGGGCGGTCAGGAGTGGTCCTCGCCGCCGAGCACCAACGATGTGGGACTCGACGCGGTGGCTTCGATGCCGGAGATGACCGACGTCGGCGGCACCACGTTGTCGACGGACACCGACGGCACGTGGCTGGCCGAGCAGGCGTGGTTTGACGCGCCCCTGTCGCAGGGCACCGGCGGTGGGGTATCCGCGTTGTTCGAGCGCCCCGACTGGCAGGAGAACGTCACGGTGACAACGGGTGCCGGCCAGCGCCTGACACCCGACATCGCCGCAGTCGCCGACCCGTTCACCGGCGTCAAGATCGTCTTCAACCAGCAGGTCGTGGTCGGCGGCGGGACCTCGCTGTCAGCGCCCATCTGGGCCGGACTGACCGCACTGATGAACCAATTCCTGATCAGCCGCAACGGGCGCCTCATCGGTGATTTGAATCCGCTGCTCTACCACATCGCCGAAGGCGCACCGTTTCGTGCGTTCCGCGATATCACGCTCGGCGGCAACGCCGTTGCCATCGCCGGCCCCGGGTATGACCTGGTGACCGGATTGGGTACACCTGATATCGCGAACCTCGCGCAGAACATTCTGGTGACGCAGAAGGTAATCGATTGA
- a CDS encoding zinc ribbon domain-containing protein produces the protein MTTDSDTGANGVPRVECSVCEIDVPAGAFCGYCGGHLTSEPGPGPKWLRQDTFGAAPNESVLRPSIASSLFPHLPNQSRTPFRIGLALVLVGLVGFAVLKLPAALITVAALGLPLLFVLYISESSVYRDVSALSLAVAALLGLGLGVGWVLLTGEMVARAYGVPMAAGLAIHHLVREGVIIPAGGMILMLVPTFVVRLIERRSRESLDGFAIGALAALMFTAAATLTRLAPQFATGLLAHARPFMSLLVEAVICGVTIPLTGAVAGGMVGIALWFKGQTENPHEHPARTRAALWLLAILVVLIHTGVAITDIVGMPQMQMLVIHLAMTIIVLVLLRIALQMALLREAKDPIQEDEPLLCVHCEHVVPDMAFCPACGVATRASSRSSRQERRESRPVRQVVAEGS, from the coding sequence ATGACTACCGATAGCGACACCGGTGCGAACGGCGTGCCGCGGGTCGAATGCTCCGTCTGCGAGATTGATGTCCCGGCAGGCGCATTCTGTGGCTACTGTGGCGGACACCTGACGTCGGAGCCCGGCCCGGGACCGAAGTGGTTGCGGCAGGACACCTTCGGGGCAGCACCCAACGAGAGTGTGCTACGGCCGTCGATCGCCAGTTCGTTGTTCCCGCACCTGCCCAATCAGTCGCGCACCCCATTCCGGATCGGCCTGGCGCTGGTGCTGGTCGGCTTGGTTGGCTTCGCGGTCCTGAAATTGCCGGCCGCACTGATAACCGTTGCGGCGCTGGGGCTCCCGTTGCTCTTCGTGCTCTACATCAGCGAATCCAGCGTGTACCGCGACGTGTCTGCGCTCTCGCTGGCGGTCGCCGCCCTGCTCGGTCTCGGTCTCGGTGTCGGCTGGGTGCTGCTGACCGGCGAGATGGTGGCCCGCGCGTACGGCGTCCCGATGGCGGCCGGCCTGGCCATCCATCACCTGGTGCGGGAAGGCGTCATCATCCCCGCGGGCGGGATGATCCTGATGCTGGTGCCGACCTTTGTCGTGCGGCTGATCGAGCGACGGTCTCGAGAGTCGTTGGACGGGTTCGCCATCGGCGCGCTGGCCGCGCTGATGTTCACCGCCGCCGCCACGCTGACGAGGCTGGCGCCGCAGTTCGCCACCGGTCTACTGGCTCACGCCCGCCCCTTCATGAGCCTTCTCGTCGAGGCTGTCATCTGCGGGGTGACGATCCCACTGACCGGCGCAGTGGCCGGCGGCATGGTCGGTATTGCGTTGTGGTTCAAGGGACAGACCGAGAATCCGCACGAACATCCCGCCCGCACCCGGGCGGCCCTGTGGCTGCTGGCGATCCTGGTCGTGCTGATCCACACCGGGGTCGCCATCACCGACATCGTCGGGATGCCGCAGATGCAGATGTTGGTGATTCACCTCGCGATGACGATCATCGTGCTGGTCCTGCTGCGGATTGCGTTGCAGATGGCGCTGTTACGCGAGGCCAAGGACCCGATTCAGGAAGATGAGCCGCTGCTGTGCGTGCACTGCGAGCACGTCGTTCCTGACATGGCGTTCTGCCCGGCCTGCGGAGTCGCTACCCGTGCGTCGTCGCGTTCCTCGCGCCAGGAGCGCCGGGAATCGCGACCAGTGCGCCAGGTCGTCGCGGAGGGTTCGTGA
- a CDS encoding histidine phosphatase family protein produces the protein MSGRLILVRHGQSHANVERRLDTRPPGADLTDLGRDQARAFARDSERPPGLLIHSIARRAAQTAAEIGAELRVDPAEFEGIHEVQAGDLENRNDEDAIAEFNAIYQRWHEGDLDLAMPGGETARDVLDRYLPVITDLRLRYLDDHAWHEDIVVVSHGAAIRLTAATLAGVEHSFVLDNHLANTESVVLAPITDGRWSCVQWGSKKPPFYPEPDVHPVEDALESADPMG, from the coding sequence ATGAGCGGACGTCTGATCCTGGTCCGCCACGGCCAGTCCCACGCCAACGTCGAGCGTCGCCTGGACACCCGGCCGCCGGGTGCCGACCTCACCGATCTCGGCCGTGACCAGGCCCGTGCGTTCGCCCGCGACAGCGAGCGGCCGCCCGGCCTGCTGATCCACTCGATCGCGCGGCGCGCGGCGCAAACCGCCGCCGAGATCGGCGCCGAACTGCGGGTGGACCCCGCGGAGTTCGAGGGCATCCACGAGGTGCAGGCCGGTGACTTGGAGAACCGCAACGACGAGGACGCGATCGCCGAGTTCAACGCGATCTACCAGCGCTGGCACGAAGGCGATCTCGACCTCGCGATGCCCGGTGGGGAAACGGCGCGCGACGTGCTCGACCGCTACCTGCCGGTGATCACCGACCTGCGGCTGCGCTACCTCGACGACCACGCCTGGCACGAGGACATCGTTGTGGTCAGCCACGGCGCGGCGATCCGGCTGACCGCGGCGACGCTGGCCGGCGTGGAGCACAGCTTCGTCCTCGACAACCATCTGGCCAACACCGAGTCGGTGGTACTGGCACCCATCACCGACGGCCGCTGGAGCTGCGTGCAGTGGGGATCGAAGAAACCGCCGTTCTACCCCGAGCCGGACGTCCATCCCGTCGAGGACGCACTGGAGTCCGCCGATCCGATGGGCTGA
- a CDS encoding lysophospholipid acyltransferase family protein — translation MEPVYGTVIQLARLVWRTQGLKFTVTGVENLPVTGGAVVAINHTSYFDFTFAGLPTYLQHRGRKVRFMAKQEVFDHKITGPIMRSLRHIPVDRDSGAASFDSACLALKAGELVGVYPEATISRSFELKEFKSGAARMAIAADVPIIPHIVWGAQRIWTKDHPKKMWRPKVPIAIAVGEPIQPTLPPTELTALLRSRMQHLLEQVQDAYGPYPAGEFWVPHKLGGGAPTPAQAAELEAAEAAEKAARRAQRDGTGPPG, via the coding sequence GTGGAGCCGGTGTACGGGACAGTCATCCAGCTAGCCCGCCTGGTCTGGCGCACGCAGGGGCTGAAGTTCACCGTGACCGGTGTCGAGAACCTGCCCGTCACCGGCGGTGCCGTCGTCGCGATCAACCACACCAGCTATTTCGACTTCACTTTCGCGGGGTTGCCCACCTACCTGCAGCACCGCGGCCGCAAGGTCCGCTTCATGGCCAAGCAGGAGGTGTTCGATCACAAGATCACCGGGCCGATCATGCGCAGCCTGCGGCACATCCCCGTCGACCGGGACAGCGGCGCCGCCTCGTTCGACTCGGCTTGTCTCGCGCTGAAGGCCGGCGAACTGGTCGGCGTCTACCCCGAGGCGACCATTAGCCGCAGCTTCGAACTCAAGGAGTTCAAGTCCGGTGCCGCACGGATGGCGATCGCTGCCGACGTGCCGATCATCCCGCACATCGTGTGGGGCGCCCAACGCATCTGGACCAAGGACCATCCGAAGAAGATGTGGCGGCCCAAGGTTCCGATCGCCATCGCCGTCGGCGAGCCGATCCAGCCGACGTTGCCGCCCACCGAGCTGACCGCGCTGCTGCGCTCGCGCATGCAGCATCTGCTCGAGCAGGTCCAGGATGCCTACGGCCCCTATCCGGCCGGTGAGTTCTGGGTGCCGCACAAGCTGGGCGGGGGTGCGCCGACGCCGGCGCAGGCGGCCGAGCTGGAGGCCGCCGAGGCCGCCGAGAAGGCGGCCCGCAGGGCGCAGCGCGACGGGACAGGACCGCCGGGATAG
- a CDS encoding MBL fold metallo-hydrolase: MQVTCIGHAGFRIDTPAGSILCDPWLNPAYFGSWFVFPDNSGLDWTAIGDCDYLYVSHLHKDHFDPRLLAEHVNKDAVVLLPDFPVPDLKREFEKLGFHRFYETTDGVKHRISGPKGDLDVMIVALRAPADGPIGDSGLVVSDGTTTVFNMNDSRPLAVDVVAEEFGHIDVHMLQYSGAIWYPMVYDMPERAKASFGSQKRQRGMDRCRQYIADTDATWVIPSAGPPCFLDPELRDLNDDHGDPANIFPDEMVFLDQMRQHGHTGGLLMIPGSVADFTGSQLNSLTHPLPTDEVEAIFTTGKADYIAAYAERMAPVLAAEKAAWAPAAGEPFLEPLRALFEPIMLQSDQICDGIGYPVELQIGAEIVVLDFPKRAVREPIADEKFRYGFGIAPELVRTVLRDNEPDWVNTIFLSTRFKAWRVGGYNEYLYTFFKCLTDERIAYADGWFAETHDDTTDITLDGWNIQRRCPHLKADLSKFGVVEGSTLTCNLHGWQWNLENGKCLTTKGHEIRCSRT, encoded by the coding sequence GTGCAGGTCACATGCATCGGCCACGCCGGCTTTCGGATCGACACCCCGGCGGGAAGCATCCTGTGCGACCCCTGGCTGAACCCGGCGTACTTCGGCTCGTGGTTCGTCTTCCCGGATAACAGCGGCCTGGACTGGACAGCCATCGGCGACTGCGACTACCTCTACGTATCGCACCTGCACAAGGACCATTTCGATCCCAGGCTGCTGGCCGAGCACGTCAACAAGGACGCGGTCGTGCTGCTGCCGGACTTCCCCGTCCCGGACCTCAAGCGCGAGTTCGAGAAGCTCGGCTTTCACCGCTTCTACGAGACCACCGACGGCGTCAAACACCGGATCAGCGGACCCAAGGGCGACCTCGACGTGATGATCGTCGCGCTGCGGGCACCGGCGGACGGGCCGATCGGCGACTCCGGGCTCGTGGTCTCGGACGGCACCACCACGGTGTTCAACATGAACGACTCGCGCCCGCTGGCCGTCGACGTCGTGGCCGAGGAGTTCGGCCACATCGACGTGCACATGCTGCAGTACTCCGGCGCGATCTGGTACCCGATGGTCTACGACATGCCCGAGCGCGCCAAGGCTTCCTTCGGCAGCCAGAAGCGCCAGCGCGGGATGGACCGCTGCCGGCAGTACATCGCCGACACCGACGCAACATGGGTGATTCCGTCAGCCGGCCCGCCGTGCTTCCTGGATCCCGAGCTGCGCGATCTCAACGACGACCACGGCGATCCGGCGAACATCTTCCCCGACGAGATGGTCTTCCTCGACCAGATGCGCCAGCACGGGCACACCGGCGGCCTGTTGATGATCCCCGGATCGGTCGCTGATTTCACTGGCTCCCAACTGAATTCGCTGACCCATCCGCTGCCCACCGACGAGGTCGAGGCGATCTTCACCACCGGGAAGGCCGACTACATCGCCGCCTACGCCGAACGGATGGCGCCGGTGCTGGCCGCCGAGAAGGCTGCTTGGGCACCCGCGGCCGGGGAACCGTTCCTCGAGCCGCTGCGTGCACTGTTCGAGCCGATCATGCTGCAGAGCGACCAGATCTGCGACGGGATCGGCTACCCGGTGGAGCTGCAGATCGGCGCCGAGATCGTGGTTCTCGACTTCCCCAAACGCGCTGTGCGGGAACCTATTGCGGACGAGAAGTTCCGCTACGGCTTCGGGATAGCCCCGGAGTTGGTGCGCACGGTGCTGCGTGACAACGAGCCGGACTGGGTCAACACCATCTTCCTGTCGACGCGATTCAAGGCGTGGCGGGTCGGCGGATACAACGAGTATCTGTACACGTTCTTCAAGTGCCTGACCGACGAACGGATCGCCTACGCCGACGGCTGGTTCGCCGAGACACACGATGACACCACCGATATCACGCTGGACGGCTGGAACATTCAGCGCCGCTGCCCGCACCTGAAGGCGGACCTGTCGAAGTTCGGCGTGGTCGAGGGCTCGACGCTGACCTGCAATCTGCACGGCTGGCAATGGAATCTGGAGAACGGAAAATGCCTGACCACCAAGGGCCACGAGATTCGCTGTTCACGAACATGA
- a CDS encoding metallopeptidase family protein, with amino-acid sequence MPAEMSPQRFEELVSDALDLIPPELAAAIDNVVVLVEGRHPEEPDLLGLYEGIALTERDSSYAGALPDTITIYRDSLLEICDTDADVVEEVAITVIHEIAHHFGIDDDRLHELGWG; translated from the coding sequence GTGCCCGCAGAGATGAGCCCGCAGCGGTTCGAGGAACTCGTTTCCGACGCGCTGGATCTGATCCCGCCCGAACTGGCAGCAGCCATCGACAACGTGGTGGTGCTCGTCGAAGGACGCCATCCCGAAGAACCCGATCTACTCGGGCTCTACGAGGGCATCGCGCTGACCGAACGGGACTCGAGCTATGCCGGCGCACTGCCCGACACCATCACCATCTATCGCGACAGCCTGCTGGAGATCTGTGACACCGACGCCGACGTGGTCGAGGAGGTGGCGATCACGGTGATCCACGAGATCGCCCACCATTTCGGAATCGACGACGACCGCCTTCACGAACTCGGCTGGGGCTAA
- a CDS encoding DUF5718 family protein: MIELDLDELRGWFGFGVAGNFAGHLEQAGEAVDFANVTSVGAAPKGIFPWYAPGYDSFLGEFPLSHDALIVPQTTEADGPLNLQIEPEVGLACEVVWQGDTVVTLRPFALGAFNDCSIRRPNAPKISYKKNWGPASKGVAHEFFDISDLTPDGPTATLRLLCHLRTADGVHHEYGVDSPLLGYSYYGEVLLDWIVERLANQKGSPDTPLEDVGALMVACGRPKNVLIGIGATKYTKLGETTYLKTGDEAIVRVYDTESDAASELRQLVWEP; this comes from the coding sequence GTGATCGAACTCGACCTCGACGAGTTACGCGGCTGGTTCGGCTTCGGTGTGGCGGGCAACTTTGCCGGTCACCTCGAACAGGCCGGTGAGGCAGTCGATTTCGCGAACGTCACCAGCGTGGGCGCCGCCCCGAAGGGCATCTTCCCCTGGTATGCGCCGGGTTACGACAGCTTCCTCGGCGAGTTCCCGTTGTCCCACGATGCGCTGATCGTGCCGCAGACCACGGAGGCGGACGGCCCGCTGAACCTGCAGATCGAGCCCGAGGTCGGTCTGGCGTGCGAGGTGGTCTGGCAAGGCGACACCGTGGTCACGTTGCGGCCCTTCGCACTTGGTGCGTTCAACGACTGCTCGATCCGCCGGCCCAACGCGCCGAAGATCAGCTACAAGAAGAACTGGGGCCCGGCATCCAAGGGTGTCGCGCACGAGTTCTTCGACATCAGCGACCTGACTCCGGACGGACCCACCGCGACACTGCGGCTGCTGTGCCACCTGCGCACCGCCGACGGCGTGCACCACGAGTATGGCGTGGACAGCCCGCTGCTGGGCTACTCCTACTACGGCGAGGTGCTGCTGGACTGGATCGTCGAGCGGCTGGCCAACCAGAAGGGTTCGCCCGACACGCCTTTGGAGGATGTCGGCGCTCTGATGGTGGCGTGTGGGCGGCCGAAGAACGTCCTGATCGGCATCGGCGCCACCAAGTACACCAAGCTCGGCGAGACGACCTATCTCAAGACCGGCGACGAGGCGATCGTGCGGGTGTACGACACCGAGAGCGATGCCGCATCCGAACTGCGCCAGCTGGTCTGGGAGCCCTAA